A portion of the Hoplias malabaricus isolate fHopMal1 chromosome 1, fHopMal1.hap1, whole genome shotgun sequence genome contains these proteins:
- the nr0b2a gene encoding nuclear receptor subfamily 0 group B member 2a, with protein sequence MDYECQCSDVSNRRPNAILFNILSRSHSGEPSRRTPSYSPSNRCHCETRRTVRLRTPGDTCSLASSVLVKTICFMKSLPAFQQLPAKDQLLLLQNCWTPLFLLGLAQERVAFEVEDTPAPSMLKQILLNHQDAQEQPREQPTLAGVQKLKSCLKRFWSLDLSPKEYAYLKGTIIFNPDVPGLRAALFVEGLQQEAQLALQEVLHLLHPEDQGRFARLLLAASSLKTITPALITELFFRPIISQVHLLDLLTDMLFSR encoded by the exons ATGGATTACGAATGTCAGTGTTCTGACGTTTCAAACCGGCGCCCGAACGCCATCCTCTTCAACATCCTGAGTCGGTCCCACAGCGGAGAACCGTCCAGGAGAACCCCGAGCTACTCCCCATCCAACCGCTGCCACTGCGAGACCCGCAGGACCGTAAGACTTCGGACACCTGGAGACACGTGCTCCCTGGCGTCCAGCGTCCTGGTGAAGACCATCTGCTTCATGAAGAGCCTGCCGGCCTTCCAGCAGCTCCCCGCCAAGGACCAGCTGCTGCTTCTGCAGAACTGCTGGACGCCGCTCTTCCTCCTGGgcctggcacaggagagggtcGCCTTCGAGGTGGAGGACACGCCAGCGCCCAGCATGCTCAAACAAATCCTCCTCAACCACCAGGATGCCCAGGAGCAACCCCGAGAACAGCCAACCCTCGCCGGCGTCCAGAAACTCAAGTCCTGCCTCAAGAGGTTCTGGAGTCTGGACCTCAGCCCCAAGGAGTATGCCTACCTGAAAGGGACCATCATCTTCAACCCAG ATGTTCCTGGCCTGCGGGCGGCGCTGTTCGTGGAGGGGCTGCAGCAGGAGGCTCAACTCGCTCTGCAAGAAGTCCTGCATCTTCTTCATCCAGAAGATCAAGGACGGTTTGCTCGTCTCCTGCTCGCTGCGTCTTCCCTAAAGACCATCACTCCGGCCCTCATCACCGAGCTCTTCTTCCGGCCAATCATCAGCCAGGTTCACCTCCTGGACCTGCTGACGGACATGCTCTTCAGCAGGTAA